The genomic stretch GTTGCCACCCAGCAAGTAAAACAGTTGCTCCAGGGGTTTTTGGGGAAAGGCGGGATGTGCCCTTGCGCCAGCCACCTTTGCCCTGCTCATCCCCAGCTTAGCCTGCCTCGACCAGACGCTGCACTCGCCCCAGCTGCATCCTAAACCCAGACTTGGCTCTTGAGCCTGATGCCCTCAGGCTCGGGGGCAGACTGCGTCCTGTGCCCTTTATCCTGCAGATGCCACCTGTTCAGGGTGCTGGTGCTGGGGCCGGGCTGCCGGGGTGGGGGTCCTGGCCCAGGTGACAGGCTGCGGCCTCTGTGAGGCAGAGAGGCTTTCCGCACCCACCTCACTGGTCGCTGTGAAGATGAACGGGAGTTTGTGTCTAGGAAGGGGCTGGAAGGAGGCCCGGGGCAGGGTAAGGCTTGTGTGAGCGTGTCTGTATGAAGGCAAGTGGAGTGGGCGTTGTTTACTGGGAAAGACGTACTCTCACTGCTGCAGCTTTAGCTCCAGCACAGGCTGTGCCCCCGTCTTGGACCCCCATCCCCAGCCGGTGTTCTGTGTTTGCTGGTGCAGTAAagagacccagaaggaagccttcCTGCTTCTTTAATCAGTGTAACAGACAATGACACTATACAGAGCACACTGAGGCCCGAAGGTGCAGGGGTAGCAAGGGCGGATGGTGCGAGTCAGGACGCTGCTCACACGTGGCCCAGACAGAGACAGGAGGGGCTGAGACGTGACGACAGCGACGGGGCGGGCAGGCGGGCAGCTCAGACGGAGCTGGGAAACTTGGGCGTGGGGTCTCTGCTGAATCCCTCtttagaaatcaaagagaaggcAGGTGCTTGGATGTGGGGTGGTGGGCTGAGGCTCAGTCTTGGGGCTGGGGTTGGGAGTGGGACTAAGGCTTCTCCTCCaacaggcctggggtgggggtggcagtcAGCAAGGCCTGCCTCACCCTTTGGTTACGACTGGTCAGGCCTGAGCCCTGCGGCTCAGCACCCAACACTGTAaacatttttggtatttttaaaggaCTCTGCCCTCCCTCTCTTAGTTTCTGAAAAATTGGTGCTTCCCTAAGAAGAGAATGTGCCAAAAGGAAATCTTAAGGGAGGCAGGAAGCAGACCTGGATATAGAAGAGAGACGTCAGTGGGGAGGGTGGGCTGCCCATCTCACCATCTATGGCTGAGAGCCACTGGGAGAGGCCCAGGGGACTATTGCTGTTGTCCTTGGCATGGCTGGCAGCTGGGCAGGCGGGCGGGGAGCGCGGAGCTCGGGGCAACTGCCGGCTGGGAGAGGCCGAGCCCACTGCCCTCGCGGCCTCCCCTGGGCCAGGAGGCCTCCCGGCCTTTATTGCAGGCGGGCCCGAGACTCTTCCAGGTGCTTCTCCAGATGGCTGGTCCCCGAGGCGGTAGGCAAGATGGGGCGAGGTGGGACCGACAGAGAAGGAGGCACTGGCCGCAGGGGCCCCTCGCCGGGCTGTGATTGTCGGGCCGAGCGGTTTCCCGCCGGGGGCACGGGGGTCAGGTATTGTACTTCCATGGCAACACTTACATTAAAACTTGGTCCATAAAATAATCGTTGCTTTATACATAACGcctggaacaaaaacaaaaagctacaTCTTAAATATGAACAAACCCTGAAGGTCCTAACCCTCCAGAAGTTTTTCTCTGCACAAAATAAATAGCTTTCACTCTGTGTAGACCCACTTTCGCGGAACATTTACATGACCCTTTGGCTGTACATATCTACACACGGGAGAATGTCAGCATCCATCCGTGGGCCTCCCCGCCCCAGCCCATGAGGCTGAGGCTGTATCCAGGTCAGCAGCAGCTTCTCAGAGTCGGGGCCTGGCCAGGCTCCCCCACCTTACGGAGAAGGTGGAGGGAAGCCGCAGAAGGGCCGCCTGGGGCCGAGCGCCACggctggggaggaagggctgATGCTCGGCCCCGGGCCTGCAGGACAGCGCGGTCCTTACCAGGTGGGGAATGGCGTCGTGGCTGCCTGCCCTTAAGCTAACGAAGCAAGTTGTGGCTTCTTAGATTCGGCATCAAAACGGAATTGGCATTAAAAAAACCTAAGTGTGTGCCCCACTCACCCCAGAGTAGAAATTCAGTGGAATTAATGGGGGTCAGGTGAGGCGGGGACCCCACGCCCAGCTGCGTGGGCGGGGGGCCAGGGCCCCGGGACCCAGAACCAGGCTGGACTCTGTCACAGTGCTGGGTGTTCTCACGTGGAGGGGCTGCGCTTGGTACTGAAAGAGTTAAGAAAAGGAAGCAGCCAAGGATTGCTCGTTTAAAAAAACCTCATAGAAATCAGATTGGAGAAGTAGAAAGGTGTAGAAACGCAGGAGAGCAAGGCCGTGGCCTTGACCGACGGCAGGCGAGGTGTGGAAGAGGAGGCTGGTCCGGCCGGGCCCAGGAGCCCAAGGCGTGGCTTCCGGGGAGCCGGCTCTGGGCCTCAGCAGCCTCACCGCTGCACTGGGTTCCAGGTGGGGTAGGTGGACAGGTAGCGGGGGTCGGAGGCTGCCACAGCGCTGGCAGGCCAGGCAGAGCTGCAGAAATGAAGATATGGCCTTTCTCTCCTGCTTGCACAAGCGTTTGCCGCCCTGGAGCCTTCTGTGTGGCAGCAGGTCCCAGACGGGCGAAGGTTGGCTTTTCATGCATGTCTGTAGCCACAGGAGATGGGAATGGATCTCCACTCTCAAAAATCAGTGCAAAACCAGTGAGGTTGAACAGTTGAGTAACTCGAGTTAACAAGAAGCAGGCTGTCCCCCGCTGGAGCTGCGACCGAGTGGGAGGGGACCTGGGTGTCAGGGAGAGCTAGTGGATGGGAGGTGGCGGGCTGGGCCCGGGCCCAGGCCTGGCGTCGGGATGCTGGGAGGTCAATGCAGGACGAGTGTCTAGGAGTGTCTTCCGGGCCAGTCCGCGTGGGGAGTCCTGGTCCCTCTGTCATCCTGGGACAGGTCTTCCTGCAAGCTGGAACCCCTCAGATCCTAGGacatgaggcagggctgggagggctgTGTGGCACGGCCTATGTCCTCCGCCAGGCCCTGGGACAAGCTTGTCTCCAGCCGACACTGTGTGCCCATCAGGCCTCCTGCCGGGGCCGGCCGCCCTGGCCTAGCACCATGGAGACCACAGCGCCTCACCCACGGGGTCCTACTTGGGGCCCGCGGCAGCCCCGGGCTCTGGCCGGCCGGCCATGGTGCGGCCCCAGCAGCCTGCCGCTACGCTCATGCTGCGCTGGCCCCGCTGCTCGCCATCTGCCTGGCTCTGCGTCCGATCGTGCCGGTGGCCGGGCCCGCTGGGCTGGGCTGAAATGGTGCGGAGCAGGTGGTTTCGGGAGCGCAGGAAGTCGCCCTGGCCGGGCAGGCCGAAGCTGCCCTTCCGCAGCGCCATGCGGGTGGCGGCGTTGCGGGCCGGCCGCGCCCGGTGGTTGTACTTGAGCTGGGCCAGGTGAGCCGCGTAGCCGTCCGTGATGAACTgcggggcagggcggggagggagggggcggtcACGGCCGGGGCTCCAGGGCtgcccgcccggccccgcccggccccgcccggccccgcccggccTGCCCGGCCCTCTCACCTGGCACTGCTGCTGCAGCTTCTTGGTGGGCCGGCCCACAATGTAGATCTGCATGGGGGACAGGCTAATGGAGCTGTAGACCGCCACGTCCTTGGTGGAGCCGTAGGCCGCGTGCACGCGCAGGTGCAGCTGTGGGGGAGACTGGCGTGGGCACAGGCAcggccctcccacccccgccgcgcccccagccccgccccgcggccctgccccctcccaccggGGACCCACCTCAGAGATAAGCAGCTTCAGGAAGTTGGCCTTGTGCCGCAGCGGGTCGTGCACCAGACCATCGCAGAAGGACACCACGCCATGGGGGAAGTTGTGTTGGGCCAGCCACGCCACCACCCGCTGCTTCTGCATGTCAGGCCGGCCCGTCACATAGATGATGAGGTAGCCCAGGTCCTGCCAGTGCCTGGGGGGGAGCGGGGAGGCCTGGGTGTCCCTCTGCCGCCCCGGCCTCTCTCCTGGGCCACCCGTCGTCCAGCCCCGCCACTTTCTACTTGGGCCATCGGAGAGCGCGTCTCTGATTGGGCTCAGCAGAAGGAGCAGCCACTGTGAGGACAGCCAGCCAGGCCGCCAGGTCCCCGTGGGTGCCCTCTGCAGCAGTGGTCACCGGCCTCCTCAGGAGCCTCGCTGCTCGGGTGAGGAGCGGGGGCATCCGCATCAAGGGGTCATACCGTGAGTTCATGGCAGTGCTGACTCCGTGGGCCTCTGCCAAGTGTCCCAAAGCCATCCCCAGCTTGGCCTCCAGGAGCTTCCTGCCCCCACACCCGCCCAGCGTGCCCTTCGGGGTCACTCACCGCACCACGTCCACGGCCCCGGCCCGCACTTTGGGGTCGCTGCCCATGATGGACACACTGGCAGCAAAGGAGCCGTCGATACTGAAGACCACGAACTCCGTGCCCTTGGGCAGCACGGTGATGTAGCTGTCCGCAAACGTGTGGTCTCCCCTGGGAAGGCGAGTGTGTTAGAACCCACcagacctcctccttcccaccccagaGGTGGCTGGCCTGGCCCGCTCCCTCCCCGGAGGCGCTCACCTGACCACCATCTTGATGGGGTAGACGCCCACACCCAGGCGGTGGGACTCAGGGATGGTGTAGGACACCCGCCCGCTGCTGTTGGTCACCAGAGTGTCCAGGTACAGCCACTCGCCCGAGGGCGGCTGCGTCATGATGTGCACGTCCACCTGGGAGCCAGGCAGGCTGGTCAGGAAGGGGCGGGCCCCTGGCCTCCGGAGCCTGCACTCCCCAGCCAGTGGGGGGCCAGGCAGGGGCTTCTGCAACCTCCCGGGGTCCTCACCTTCTCCCCCGTCAGAGTGACCATGTCCAGGGGCCCGTACATGAACCGGCCCGTGAGAACCTGCGGGCCATCCTCGTTGGCGACTGCGTCATTGATCCGGTGGTTGGCGGTcacgttctggggacaggaggagcgaGGCgggtcaggggaggggagggaaggacggCTAGGATCTCCTGGGCCTGGTGGGTGAGCACAGGCTTGAGGTCGGAAGGCCTAGGCTCAAGTTCAGCTCAGCCACATGACCTACCCGGCCTTGGTGCCCCGCGCAATCTAGAGAAGGGGAACTAGCTCCAACCCCACAGCCTGAGGGTTGAGTAAGACAGCATGCGTCTCTGTGACTCGGTCTCCTCGGCTGTGGTAGGGTATCTTGTGAGGGCTCAGCAGGACAGTGGCTGTGGGGCCCCCTCACCCGCAGTTTCACATGGGTCCTCTTGCGCTGCCACTTCTCTCTTGGCTTGGACGGGGTGAACACCGAAACCTCCTTGCCGTCCAGCTCCAAGATGCTCGAATTGTCGTGCCTCATGACCTGCGAGGGCAAGAAGTGGGCCACGGGCCATCTCAAGCCGGGGGCTGCTTGTTCTAGGAAGGGGAAGCCAGCGGCCCTCGGAGCCAGAAACGGGAGCCTGTGAGGGGTCGGGGGACACTCTTCAACCCACTGTGGTCCCCCCAAAGTCACATGTCTCGTGAATGTGCGCATTTGCCCCCAACTGCAAGGGGTCCCCCATGCTGCTCCCTCTGGGAACCCCCACTGCCCTCCTCGTCTACGAAAGGGGCCCTGTCAGCAGTGTCATCACTTGGTCCCTGTGTGGGGCCTGGGGGCAGCGGGCGGTGGGCCTCTGGGTACCTGTCTCAGCAGGAAGGAGACCACGTCCGTTGACTCCCAGTAGCTGGCGTGGAAGAGGTGCGGCAGAGCCACCGTGGGGAAGGCTGTGAGCGCGTCAGGGCAGTACAGGGCGTAGTCGATCCGCTTCTGGCCCCACCACTTTGCTGCAACtgccggggtgggtgggggggcttgACCAGCTGCCCCTCGGAGGGCACCAGGCccctcaggctctgctcagcccaAAGGCTAGACCCTCCTCTGACCAGGGGACAGGGGCTGCAGCCAAAGCAGGCCTCCTCCCTGGCCAGGTGacaggagggagcagggaaggcccaggaccccaggagagCGAGCAAGCAGCAAGCAGGCCTGGGGATGAGGGTGGGGAGGCTCCGTGGAGAGCATGcaggccatgaggaaggagggtgTGGAGTTAGGGAGAGGGCACGATCCCTGTTGGaaggtctccctgcttctgtggCAGATCCTGATCCCCTGCCCTGAGCCCCGTCACATCCTCTCCAGACCTCTCCTGCCCCCCATCTGCCCTGCAGGCCTCAGGCTGGTGACAAGTTATGTTGGGGTGAACCCCAGGTCAAGGCCTGATGTCCCCTCAGCACCTGCAGGCCAAGTGTCAAGGCCTGGGTGCAAATCCAGGCTCCCACTCCGGGCTGGGAAACCACCCTAGCTCCAGGTAAGGGTTCAAAAGTGCCTTTCTGGGGCgcccgggtagctcagtgggttaagcctctgcctttggttcaggtcatgatcccagggtcctgggattgagccccgcatcaggctctctgctcagtggggagtctgcttccccctctctctctgcccacctgtgatctctctctctgtcagataaataaataaataatcttaaaaaaaaaaaagtgcatttctGATGGCCACACGCGGGAGCTGCTCTGTGAGTGATGTCTGATGGGGGCCAGGGCTCTCCCCGCTTCTGCTCGAGGCCTGCTTGCACAATCCCGTGGTCCTCAACCTCCAGCCAACTCCACCCTGtccactgcccccaccccgggTCTGCACCCTCCCAGCCCGAGCCTCTAGTTCCTGGTTAGGCTTCAGCGGGCAGGGCCTGATGGTGAGATGTGCCTGGCAACGGTGAGGGACCCTCGTTAGGGGAGGACAGCGTGTGTGGACGGAGGCCGTGTGACGCCCGGTACCTTCTCTGGTGTCCAAGTCAGGGAGGCAGGGCGCCCGCTCCAGGCTAGGGCTTGCCTGCCCGGCCTGTAGGGGGGGCCCTGGGgtagtggggggtgggtggggcaagGCGAGCTGCGACAGGCGCCGGACGCTGGGGGTATGGCTGAGCGACACTGGGGCCTCTGAGAAGCAAAACAACGGGGCGGGGTCAGCCGTGCTGGGACCACCTGCGTGCCACCACAGGCCAGGAAGGGCGCTGGGGAGAGGGCCAGGCGCCCCGGCCTTCCCCACGGAAGGATACTCATGCCGGCCTCAGCTCAGGTGCAGCCAGAGGCAGCCGGTCACGTGGTCTGGGAGGACGGAGGGGGCAGCTGGCCCTGGGCCCCGGCAAGGGGCTGACCTGGGCTCCGCTTGTAGCTGCTGAGAAGCTTCAGAGAAGCCAAGCAGCGAAGGAGGCCACGCTGAGGTCTTGCCTCCTTGGCTCCCCTCAGCTGCTCTCTGGCTCGTCGGGGTCGGGCTGCTTGTCCAGAAACAGCCCACGGCTTCCTCCTCAGGGAGAATGTCCCCActccccccgcccaccccgaGCCGGGGCTAGGACCCCTCCTCCCAGGCCCATCGCCTCCTGCCTGGACTTGGCCCTGCTGGGCCACCCCTTCGAACACTCCCTCCGTCCAGGGTCCTCTCTGGACATTTGGGGCCGTTGTGGGTGTCGAGGAGACCCCGGTCACTAGCCACCTCTTGCCAGTAATGCCTTCCCCAGCTGTCTCTAGACACCACCAACCACCCTGGGGGCTggtggggccgggggaggggcagaggggtagTGCATAGACCCCCTTGCTATGACAGACGGGAGGGTGCAGGGAGGGCAGGCCACCGCAGCACTCACTCTGGGCAATGCTGGACGCTGTGTAGCTCTCGGCCATGCCCGACACCTGGCTGGCAATGCTGATCTCACTGGCTCGGCGGAAACCTCGGGGGGCGGGTGCTGCGCCTGGCGAGGAGGGGGCCGCGTGCTCTTGAAAGACTGTGTTGTGGGTCTGGAGTGCGTCTGCTGCAGGTGGACAGGAACCGGAGACCTGGGTAAGAGcgggcccccagcccagccccccggCCCCCTGAGCAGCAGGAGGTAGGGCCCAGCGTGCCCCGGGCAGGGTGGGCTGGAGCATGGCCAACCCCTCCACCTGCAGGCGAGCGGTGGCATCGGAGCACAGCTGGCAGTGAGTGGAGGACCAAGCATGCCCGGGGCCTGCCTGCTTAGGGCCGAGAGGGCAGGGCACAGAGCTgaggtgggagagaagggagggctggggcagggacggACAGAGAGACCGACACAGACacagtaggcagggaggcaaggCGGCTAGGCTCACGCCCCCCCTGGCCACCCATCTGACCCAGCACACAGCTCCTGATCTCCTAGCCCTCCCAGCCTCTTGGGCTCCGCCTAGCAGGCCTGACCTGCAGGGTGCTGTAGCTGGGTTTGGGGTGCTAACAGGAGGGCCTGAAGCGTTCTCTGGGGGATGCTAAGAGCGAGGCAAGCCCCTCCCTGCCTGTCCCTCACACGGGCCATACTGAACCAGCCTCAAATGGGTGTCTGGGGACAAAGCGGGTGCCGAGGGTGCGACTGGgccagggcagagcagggagagtgggggttCGGCTCCAGGACCCCGTGCAGGTGGGTACATGAGGGGCCTGGACCCCCTCAGGCAGGGAAGGAGTGGGACTCTGGATGACCCCTCACCGGGACCGGAAGCTTCTCTAGCAGAGCAGGTGGGATGAGGGTTGGGGCCTCACCCTCTCTCCTAGCTGTCCCCTCCAGCCTCACAAATGGGAGACGGAGCCTTTGGACTCACACCCGTGCTAGGTGACCCCAGGACAGCCGCTCTGCCCTCTGAGCTCCCGGGCTCTCGGTGCACAGAGAGGAGGTGCGGAAGGCCCGATCCCTAGGACTTGTCCTGTCTGGTCTCCATGGGACAACACTGTCCCACAGACTCCAAGTGGCCAAGGAGGGCATGGGAAGTCCCTGAGGACCAGCGGTCAGCCAGCGAAGCAGACGCCACCACGAACGGGGGTGTTACACACACTCAGCACAGCCCGGGCTCGGACGGGGCCCGTCTTGCCAGGTGAGCGCGGGAACAGGGATACTGGTTTCCAGGAAGCCGTcccctggggggagaggggccagGGGCCCACCCTCCAGGACCAGCTCGGGGTTTCTCTGCACTGTCTCGACTGGAGGCAGACGGGAGAGAACAGAGGACAAGAACAGACACTCGCATGGGCAGTCCAGACACGCTCCTCCGACACGGACACGGGGGGGGTTCCTTGAGGACCAGGACGTGACAGGACTCCAGGACACACTCGAGGACAGGGGGTGTGGATGGGGGCTTCCCGGGAAGGGCCAAGAGTGGGCGATGGGCAGCAGCCCTCACACAAGTTCCCTGCTCTGAACCCCGTCGCCACCCACTGTTGTGATGGGTCCTCACATCAGGGAGGGGATCCTCATCCCTGTCTGTCCCCCACTCCCGCACCTGGGGTGAGGCCCTGACCCCCTTGGCTGATGCATCCTGGACCCACACCAGGTACCCAGCTTCCCAGAGGAGCTCAGTGCAGGCTGCCCCTTCCAGCCCGGCCGGGGCCCCAGGCCACCCCCCAACCCTgcgccccaccccagggcctctcACCCAGCAGCGTGGAGCAGCCGTCCCCCAGCGGGTAGCGCTGGTAGCGAGGGATGCTGAAAGGGGGCAGGGCGTGGAATCTCCGCTCCAGCAGCGGCTCCAGGCGGGAGGCGGACGGGTCGGCGGGGTGGAAGAGGTTGTAGACTTGCTGGCAGGCTGGCCGCAGCTGGAAGActaggggcgggggcggggggcagggaggggcatggCAGAGCCCTGAGGAGGCCGGGTCTATGGGGCAGGGGGGAGCTCCGAAAGCTCCTCTCTCTGGTTTGGTATATGTTTGTCTATTAACCAAATTTGTTTTAAACCAAGCAGGGTGGGGCCGTAGGCTGTGCGATGGGGCTGCTCTCCGAGGGTGTCACAGTTGCTTGGGGACCGGGGACCCTAAGCGTAAGGAGGAGTAGTAGATGTCTCACCTTTAAAGACATGTGTAGGAACAGGTGCCATACTTCTgaacctcccctcctcccccaagaaCACAAAAATGTGAGTGTCCTTCATTTCAGCCCTGCAAGTTCCACGGTCCCATCTTGGGCCCTGGGTGTCCTCCGTGGTGGGCCGGGCCGGGATTTAGCCAACTAGCGGCTCTCTGCGGACCGCTGACAGCGGTTCTGGTGTCTCGTGATTACAGATGATGTTGCCAGACAGCACTGTCCCTAAGTCTCTGCTTCTGTACAAGCCACCTCTGACTTGCTCTTGGGCAAGTGTCCACACCTCTCTAAGTCTCGGTTTCTTGCTCTGTAACCTGGGGATGTAACATGGGCCCTGCATGGCCCCTGTAAGGACACTGGGGCTCTCTGGGCCACACTGGCTGATCCAGGGGGGGGCAACCTTGCAGGGACTGCTGCTCTGACAGGCTGCTCAGCGACATGTCACACCCCCCTGTCCCTGTGGCCTTGATGAGGGTCTCTGCGGCAGCGTGACCACAGCCCTTCTAGGACTGGGAAGCCAGGCACCTGGGAGGATTTGGGGGTGTCTGGCTTTCATCTCTTCCTTATGGGAAGACTTTGGGCCTGGGAGACTGGGTCTATGTCCGTCTGATTCCAGAGCAGCCCTTCCCTTCTGGACCTCAGCACCCAGAGGTGCTTGGAAGATGAAACGGAAGAACAGGAGCCCAGAGATCGGGGCCACAGTCTGAGCTGCGGGAATAGGAgcaaaggagagcagcaggcccGTGCTGGGGAGGGCAGAAGTGAGGCTGATGCAGGCCTGGGATGTGGCCATGGCCTGTGGTAAGGGTCCATTGAGACCCTCTACCCGGTTCATATACCCCCTGCCTTGTCCTGCCCCTGCAGAGCTCTCACCATCCAGCGCAGGGATGACGGTCTTCCTCAAGGCCAGGACGAGCCCCAGTGGGCACCCGAAGAGGAAAAGGTCTGCAATCTCAAAGTCGAACTTCCCCACAGCCCCTGTGCCATCCAGCATGGTGGAGCTGCTTGAACGGCGGGAGCTGGGCTCGTTCCTCAGCACACTGGCATGGAGGCTGCGGATGGGGGCCTCGTGAGGTCACACCATACCCCTGGCTTGCTCTCAGCCTCCCAAAGGAAGCGCCCCCCCCGGGGGCCATCAGGCCCACACGAGGCTCAGCCCCTGAGCTGTCCTGCAGATGTGGCTGCCCAGTACCTGCTGGGACACCTCTGGTGACAGCCAGTCCCAACCTCTCTTGGGGTGCCACTGCCTTTAGAATAGATGTCCCCGATGGGTTCTGCCCCCCAACTCTGCCCCACCCCGGACCAGCTGTTCCCTTGGGCTCAAGATGGCCCTTGGTGTGTACAAGATCCTAGCGGCACCCAACAGGCCACCTTCTCCTGACCAAAGAGCCGTGGGCCCAGCCCGGGCATCCCACTACCCTCACGTCAGCCCTCGAGGTTTATGTCCCCAATTCTGAGGCATCCCTCTCTCTTGGGGTTCCCCCGTCCCCTGGCCATGGGCCTCAGGGTCGGACCTGGGGGCCCCACTCGCCCCAAGCACCTGGACAGGAAGGCCTGGTGCTGCTGGATGGTGTCCAGCTCGTAGGTGGACGAGTCACTCCTCTTTCGGGGCAGCTGCCTCTTGGGGTCTTCGACACCATTGCTTCGGGGGAGATCGACGTTGCTGCGGCTCAGGTGCCGGCTGCTCTCCAGGCTGCCGCTGCCGCCCTGGGCCGCATTGACCAGGGTGCCGGGGGACAGCAGGTCAGTGTCCTGGAACAGCCCCATGCGGGTTCACTGCCCGGTGGCCACCGACCTGGGCTTGGCTTCGGTCTTCTCCTTCCCGACTCCAAGGCCACTGCCCCCTGCCCAGCTGGCCTCTCACCCACACCAGGGAGGGGAAGCCTTGTCCCCCCAGCCCGCTGGCTGAGCCCCAACAGCCTCCATTCCTGCCTGAACGGGCCGCCTGGGTCTTTGGGACCTCTCAGCGACCTCGCAGCCTTGCACAGCCCCCTGACTCCAGGCCATGTGCTGCTGGGCAGCAGAGGGATCTCAGATCCCCTCCTGCTGGGACGCTCAGAGGGGCTGCCCACTGAACCTCTTAAGGCCAGATCCTTGCTCCCTACGGTGCAGACCCTGCTCTACCGCCTGCTGAAGCCTTGTGGGCTCCAGGCTCGGTCCCACCGTAGCAGCTCACCGGCCCTGTGCACCCACCCCGTCGGCTCTGGGTACCTGCGCTGACAACCTCcgcccttcccttcccttgcctGGGGGAGGTGTGGGGCTAGCAGGTTGATGCTGAAGATGCCCCCACTCTGGGGGCAATGGGCATGGTACCTGCACGCTGG from Neovison vison isolate M4711 chromosome 3, ASM_NN_V1, whole genome shotgun sequence encodes the following:
- the PITPNM2 gene encoding membrane-associated phosphatidylinositol transfer protein 2 isoform X5 — protein: MIIKEYRIPLPMTVEEYRIAQLYMIQKKSRNETYGEGSGVEILENRPYTDGPGGSGQYTHKVYHVGMHIPSWFRSILPKAALRVVEESWNAYPYTRTRFTCPFVEKFSIDIETFYKTDAGENPNVFSLSAVEKNQLTIDFIDIVKDPVPPNEYKTEEDPKLFHSIKTQRGPLSDNWIEEYKQQVFPIMCAYKLCKVEFRYWGMQSKIERFIHDTGLRKVMVRAHRQAWCWQDEWYGLNMENIRELEKEAQLMLSRKMAQFSEDGEEATELAEDEAGQAQLPADAPQPSSGSGGEPLAGRGLKKQWSTSSKSSRSSKRGASPSRHSISEWRMQSIARDSDESSDDEYFDAHEDLSDSEEIFPKDITKWNSNDLMDEIESPEPEDSQDGLYRQSAPEFRVASSVEQLNIIEDEVSPPLAAPASKIHVLLLVLHGGTILDTGAGDPSSKQGDANTIATVFDTVMRVHYPSALGRLAIRLVPCPPICSDAFALVSNLSPYSHDEGCLSSSQDHIPLAALPLLATSSPQYQEAITAVIQRANLAYGDFIKSQEGMTFNGQVCLIGDCVGGILAFDALCQGNQPVSESQSSSRRGSVASVQDTDLLSPGTLVNAAQGGSGSLESSRHLSRSNVDLPRSNGVEDPKRQLPRKRSDSSTYELDTIQQHQAFLSSLHASVLRNEPSSRRSSSSTMLDGTGAVGKFDFEIADLFLFGCPLGLVLALRKTVIPALDVFQLRPACQQVYNLFHPADPSASRLEPLLERRFHALPPFSIPRYQRYPLGDGCSTLLADALQTHNTVFQEHAAPSSPGAAPAPRGFRRASEISIASQVSGMAESYTASSIAQIAAKWWGQKRIDYALYCPDALTAFPTVALPHLFHASYWESTDVVSFLLRQVMRHDNSSILELDGKEVSVFTPSKPREKWQRKRTHVKLRNVTANHRINDAVANEDGPQVLTGRFMYGPLDMVTLTGEKVDVHIMTQPPSGEWLYLDTLVTNSSGRVSYTIPESHRLGVGVYPIKMVVRGDHTFADSYITVLPKGTEFVVFSIDGSFAASVSIMGSDPKVRAGAVDVVRHWQDLGYLIIYVTGRPDMQKQRVVAWLAQHNFPHGVVSFCDGLVHDPLRHKANFLKLLISELHLRVHAAYGSTKDVAVYSSISLSPMQIYIVGRPTKKLQQQCQFITDGYAAHLAQLKYNHRARPARNAATRMALRKGSFGLPGQGDFLRSRNHLLRTISAQPSGPGHRHDRTQSQADGEQRGQRSMSVAAGCWGRTMAGRPEPGAAAGPK
- the PITPNM2 gene encoding membrane-associated phosphatidylinositol transfer protein 2 isoform X3; translated protein: MIIKEYRIPLPMTVEEYRIAQLYMIQKKSRNETYGEGSGVEILENRPYTDGPGGSGQYTHKVYHVGMHIPSWFRSILPKAALRVVEESWNAYPYTRTRFTCPFVEKFSIDIETFYKTDAGENPNVFSLSAVEKNQLTIDFIDIVKDPVPPNEYKTEEDPKLFHSIKTQRGPLSDNWIEEYKQQVFPIMCAYKLCKVEFRYWGMQSKIERFIHDTGLRKVMVRAHRQAWCWQDEWYGLNMENIRELEKEAQLMLSRKMAQFSEDGEEATELAEDEAGQAQLPADAPQPSSGSGGEPLAGRGLKKQWSTSSKSSRSSKRGASPSRHSISEWRMQSIARDSDESSDDEYFDAHEDLSDSEEIFPKDITKWNSNDLMDEIESPEPEDSQDGLYRQSAPEFRVASSVEQLNIIEDEVSPPLAAPASKIHVLLLVLHGGTILDTGAGDPSSKQGDANTIATVFDTVMRVHYPSALGRLAIRLVPCPPICSDAFALVSNLSPYSHDEGCLSSSQDHIPLAALPLLATSSPQYQEAITAVIQRANLAYGDFIKSQEGMTFNGQVCLIGDCVGGILAFDALCQGNQPVSESQSSSRRGSVASVQDTDLLSPGTLVNAAQGGSGSLESSRHLSRSNVDLPRSNGVEDPKRQLPRKRSDSSTYELDTIQQHQAFLSSLHASVLRNEPSSRRSSSSTMLDGTGAVGKFDFEIADLFLFGCPLGLVLALRKTVIPALDVFQLRPACQQVYNLFHPADPSASRLEPLLERRFHALPPFSIPRYQRYPLGDGCSTLLADALQTHNTVFQEHAAPSSPGAAPAPRGFRRASEISIASQVSGMAESYTASSIAQKAPVSLSHTPSVRRLSQLALPHPPPTTPGPPLQAGQASPSLERAPCLPDLDTREVAAKWWGQKRIDYALYCPDALTAFPTVALPHLFHASYWESTDVVSFLLRQVMRHDNSSILELDGKEVSVFTPSKPREKWQRKRTHVKLRNVTANHRINDAVANEDGPQVLTGRFMYGPLDMVTLTGEKVDVHIMTQPPSGEWLYLDTLVTNSSGRVSYTIPESHRLGVGVYPIKMVVRGDHTFADSYITVLPKGTEFVVFSIDGSFAASVSIMGSDPKVRAGAVDVVRHWQDLGYLIIYVTGRPDMQKQRVVAWLAQHNFPHGVVSFCDGLVHDPLRHKANFLKLLISELHLRVHAAYGSTKDVAVYSSISLSPMQIYIVGRPTKKLQQQCQFITDGYAAHLAQLKYNHRARPARNAATRMALRKGSFGLPGQGDFLRSRNHLLRTISAQPSGPGHRHDRTQSQADGEQRGQRSMSVAAGCWGRTMAGRPEPGAAAGPK